The following are from one region of the Paenibacillus protaetiae genome:
- the cobD gene encoding threonine-phosphate decarboxylase CobD — protein MLEKYGHGGDLLTASSAYGLPEEQFLDFSSNMNPLGPPPAVREELLRYADRIMHYPDPAVRRLRAKLAAKHGIRAESILAGNGAAELIDLVVRAIKPAKAGIAIPSFGEYGDALRKHGSGIIPVLLKPENGFALDEAAISDSRELAEADLYIIGSPNNPTGRLVRPELLLALAEQGKTVVVDEAFIDFLPDETSHTLIREAEKRLNLLVIRSMTKFYAIPGIRLGYIAGHPERIAQLQQLQIPWSVNSLAQRIGEAVLDDETFAQRSIRWLQQERPWLESRLRGLGASVYPGAANYLLVRLPDWKGLTAASLQQAMGKQGVLIRDASRFEGLDSRYVRVAVKQRPDNERLLAAFKLAMQQIAGDRSD, from the coding sequence ATGCTGGAAAAATACGGACATGGCGGCGACTTATTGACTGCTTCCTCGGCGTATGGGCTGCCGGAGGAGCAGTTTCTTGATTTCAGCTCCAATATGAACCCGCTTGGCCCGCCGCCTGCCGTGCGGGAGGAGCTGCTTCGTTATGCGGACCGGATCATGCATTATCCGGACCCTGCGGTTCGCCGTCTGCGCGCGAAGCTTGCCGCCAAACACGGCATCCGCGCCGAATCGATTCTGGCCGGCAACGGAGCGGCCGAGCTGATAGACCTTGTTGTTCGTGCGATTAAGCCGGCGAAAGCGGGAATTGCGATACCGTCTTTTGGCGAATACGGAGATGCATTGCGGAAGCACGGAAGCGGGATTATTCCTGTGCTGTTGAAGCCGGAGAACGGATTCGCGCTGGACGAGGCGGCTATATCGGACTCCCGCGAGCTTGCGGAAGCGGACTTATATATAATCGGCAGTCCCAATAATCCGACAGGACGGCTGGTCCGGCCGGAGCTGCTGTTAGCTTTAGCCGAGCAAGGCAAAACCGTCGTCGTGGACGAGGCGTTTATTGATTTTTTGCCGGACGAGACGTCGCACACCTTAATTCGCGAAGCGGAGAAACGGCTGAATTTGCTGGTTATCCGTTCGATGACCAAATTTTATGCCATACCGGGCATTCGGTTAGGCTATATCGCTGGCCATCCTGAACGTATTGCGCAGCTGCAGCAGCTGCAAATTCCGTGGAGCGTCAATTCGCTTGCCCAGCGGATCGGTGAAGCGGTATTAGACGACGAAACGTTCGCACAGCGTTCGATCCGGTGGCTGCAGCAGGAGCGGCCATGGCTGGAAAGCCGATTGCGCGGGCTTGGCGCCTCGGTATATCCGGGTGCCGCTAACTATTTGCTGGTGCGCCTGCCGGACTGGAAAGGATTGACGGCTGCTTCCCTGCAGCAAGCAATGGGGAAACAAGGCGTCTTAATCCGCGATGCTTCGAGGTTTGAAGGGCTGGACAGCCGGTATGTGCGCGTGGCGGTCAAACAGCGCCCTGATAATGAGCGTCTGCTTGCCGCGTTTAAGCTGGCGATGCAGCAAATCGCCGGCGATAGGAGCGATTGA
- a CDS encoding adenosylcobinamide amidohydrolase: MSQPFRKGVIWNSQVWEGAVFRFWPDRIAAECPVMMRTLSNAVHLGGFAEADRIVNWKVPLTYSGGDPASETAGQLLGWGIAPDRTVGLLTAAKLTHASIEEMAGDRFAAVCCTTAGTRNAACAGSDRHTFSAYTPGTINTVLLIDGQLTDAAIINAVMTATEAKSAALRDLGIRDESNGKLATGTTTDALVIGVSGSGKHGAIHAYAGTATTLGDGIGRLVYRTVLEAAGTQHED, encoded by the coding sequence ATGAGTCAGCCGTTTCGGAAAGGCGTTATATGGAACTCGCAAGTGTGGGAAGGAGCCGTATTCCGGTTTTGGCCCGACCGGATTGCAGCGGAATGCCCGGTGATGATGCGCACCTTAAGCAATGCGGTACATCTCGGCGGATTTGCCGAAGCGGACCGCATCGTCAATTGGAAAGTGCCGCTTACATATAGCGGCGGCGATCCGGCGTCCGAAACGGCCGGACAGCTGTTAGGCTGGGGCATCGCTCCCGACCGGACCGTCGGCTTGCTGACGGCGGCCAAGCTCACCCACGCATCCATTGAGGAGATGGCGGGAGACCGGTTCGCCGCCGTGTGCTGCACGACAGCCGGCACGCGCAACGCAGCTTGTGCAGGCAGTGACCGGCACACCTTTTCCGCTTACACGCCGGGAACGATCAATACGGTCTTATTGATTGACGGGCAGTTGACCGATGCCGCGATCATTAATGCGGTGATGACGGCAACGGAAGCCAAAAGCGCCGCGCTTCGCGATTTGGGCATTCGGGATGAAAGCAACGGGAAGCTGGCGACCGGAACGACAACCGATGCCCTTGTCATCGGTGTGAGCGGCAGCGGCAAGCACGGGGCCATACATGCTTATGCCGGAACAGCGACCACGCTTGGAGACGGAATAGGCCGGCTTGTGTACCGAACCGTACTCGAAGCGGCCGGAACGCAGCATGAGGATTAG
- a CDS encoding GNAT family N-acetyltransferase, with protein sequence MEPSTIIKTERLILKMIDESYAGRVLDFLQRNSSNLQQWEPLRADEYYTVEFQQDLIRTSMSKIQSGELFRVWLFRKEDEAEQTIIGCITLEQIERGCFLSCRLGYKLDVEERNKGYMTEALQVVIRYAFDGMDLHRIEATIMPANMPSLRVVQKLGFHHEGVSRNYLKINGQWEDHTRWALLNERMER encoded by the coding sequence ATGGAGCCATCAACGATTATTAAAACAGAACGGCTTATTTTAAAAATGATTGACGAATCATACGCCGGGCGGGTGCTTGATTTTTTGCAGCGCAACAGCAGCAATTTGCAGCAATGGGAGCCGCTTCGTGCAGATGAATATTACACAGTGGAATTTCAGCAGGATCTGATACGGACAAGCATGTCAAAAATACAGTCAGGCGAGTTGTTTCGCGTATGGCTGTTCCGCAAAGAGGATGAAGCGGAGCAGACGATTATCGGCTGCATTACACTGGAGCAGATTGAGCGAGGTTGTTTTTTGTCCTGCAGGCTAGGGTATAAGCTGGATGTGGAAGAACGGAATAAAGGCTACATGACCGAAGCGCTGCAAGTGGTCATTCGTTATGCTTTTGACGGGATGGACCTGCACCGGATTGAAGCAACCATTATGCCGGCCAATATGCCTTCCCTGCGTGTCGTCCAAAAGCTTGGCTTTCACCATGAAGGCGTATCCCGCAACTATTTGAAAATAAACGGACAATGGGAGGACCATACCCGCTGGGCGCTGCTAAACGAGCGAATGGAACGGTAA
- a CDS encoding tetratricopeptide repeat protein codes for MKLQHAVKLREQGNKEEAKQLLMVLNTEQPGQAHILYQLAWTCDTLGQESEAVPYYEQAIRLGLPQEDEIGAMLGLGSTYRTLGQYEQSASMFRQAVSKYPERREFRIFYAMTLYNLGQHAKAMELLLVELSETSSDPGIREYRRAIAFYADKLDQIWND; via the coding sequence ATGAAACTTCAACATGCCGTTAAACTTCGAGAGCAAGGGAACAAAGAAGAAGCCAAGCAATTATTAATGGTATTAAATACAGAGCAGCCCGGCCAAGCGCATATTTTATACCAGCTGGCTTGGACATGCGACACCCTTGGCCAGGAAAGCGAAGCAGTCCCGTACTATGAGCAGGCCATTCGGCTTGGGCTGCCTCAGGAAGATGAAATCGGCGCTATGCTAGGACTTGGCAGCACCTACCGGACGCTTGGGCAATACGAGCAGTCTGCCAGCATGTTTCGCCAAGCGGTTTCCAAATATCCGGAGCGCCGCGAATTTCGGATTTTTTATGCCATGACCTTATACAATCTGGGCCAGCATGCCAAAGCAATGGAGCTGCTGCTGGTTGAACTGTCTGAAACAAGTTCGGATCCCGGCATTCGGGAATATCGGCGGGCAATTGCTTTTTACGCAGACAAGCTGGATCAAATTTGGAACGATTAA
- the gluQRS gene encoding tRNA glutamyl-Q(34) synthetase GluQRS: MTDRVRGRFAPTPSGEMHIGNAWTALLAWLQIRRAGGTFILRMEDIDKPRSRPHLAAQALDDLRWLGLDWDEGPDIGGPSSPYTQSERLPYYEEALHTLEQNGLLYPCFCSRAELLAVASAPHGLSSEGPAYAGTCRHLSDEERRQKALSKTPSLRFRMPDEPVTVDDGIAGLQHFPAGAGGDFVVKRADGIISYQLAVVVDDALMGITDVLRGYDLMDSTPRQLMLYRALGYTAPRFAHVPLFMGTDGKRLAKRHGDLSIAALHAKGIPPERITGWLAALAGLAEPGESIAASQLIERFELGALPKEPIVITEEKMKSLLG; this comes from the coding sequence ATGACTGACCGTGTGCGAGGACGGTTTGCGCCAACGCCGTCCGGAGAAATGCATATCGGCAATGCGTGGACAGCGCTGCTTGCATGGCTGCAAATCCGCCGCGCGGGCGGCACCTTTATATTGCGGATGGAAGATATCGACAAACCGAGGTCCCGCCCCCATTTAGCCGCACAGGCGCTGGACGACCTGCGCTGGCTAGGGCTGGATTGGGATGAAGGACCGGATATAGGCGGCCCTAGTTCCCCTTACACACAAAGCGAACGGCTGCCCTATTATGAAGAAGCGCTTCATACACTGGAGCAGAACGGGCTGCTGTATCCTTGCTTTTGCAGCCGGGCCGAACTGCTTGCTGTAGCAAGCGCTCCGCATGGCCTATCGTCGGAAGGTCCTGCCTATGCCGGCACATGCAGACATTTGTCGGACGAAGAGCGACGGCAAAAAGCGTTAAGCAAAACGCCTTCCCTTCGGTTTCGCATGCCGGACGAGCCGGTAACGGTAGACGACGGCATCGCCGGGCTGCAGCATTTCCCGGCAGGCGCAGGCGGCGATTTTGTTGTCAAACGGGCGGACGGCATTATCAGCTACCAGCTTGCCGTTGTCGTAGATGATGCGTTAATGGGCATTACCGACGTCCTTCGCGGGTACGATCTAATGGACTCCACCCCGCGCCAGCTTATGCTTTACCGGGCGCTTGGCTATACCGCCCCACGCTTTGCGCATGTCCCCTTATTTATGGGAACAGACGGCAAGCGGCTGGCTAAACGGCACGGCGACTTGTCCATCGCAGCGCTTCATGCGAAGGGGATTCCGCCGGAACGGATTACAGGCTGGCTTGCCGCACTGGCCGGTTTGGCGGAGCCTGGCGAAAGCATTGCGGCTTCGCAGCTGATCGAGCGGTTTGAGCTGGGGGCGCTCCCCAAGGAGCCGATCGTCATTACAGAAGAGAAGATGAAATCATTGCTTGGATAA